A DNA window from Daucus carota subsp. sativus chromosome 3, DH1 v3.0, whole genome shotgun sequence contains the following coding sequences:
- the LOC108214811 gene encoding receptor protein-tyrosine kinase CEPR1 — MALYVFSLIVLLLTCSSSGLKGASSDDQTQFFSLMKKSLSGNLLSAWDVNGSQPVCKYRGIECNNQGFVVKIDISWWALTGSFPEDVCTYLPELRILRLGNNHLRGKFPYSITNCSFLEELNITTSNLTGTLPDLSPLISLKILDLSSNYFTGEFPLSVTNLTNLEILNFNENSGFNPWQLPDSFTKLTKLKYMVISTCKVQGRIPAFIGNMTSLVDLELDGNFFTGKIPPELGLLKNLQSLELYYNELVGEVPEELGNLTELIDFDISVNFLTGEIPKSLCSLPKLEVLQLYNNSLTGRIPEVIANSTTLRILSLYDNSLTGQVPKNLGKFSPMIAFDLSENQLSGELPADTCKGGKLLYFCALDNMFSGTLPESYGSCLSLLRLRVSQNRLEGSIPEGILGLPRVSIIDLGYNNLSGSLAKTIGNAKNLSELLIPRNMISGILPPEISHATTLVKIDLSNNLLSGPIPSEISNLKWLNSLILQKNKLSSSIPETLSSLKSLNVLDLSSNVLEGNIPESLSNLLPNSINFSNNLLSGPIPKPFIEGGQLESFSSNPSLCVPNDLSSKDTNFPTCPQTYNRKKLNYTWVIGVSVGIIIFGGLLFLKRWFSKERAVTKHEDSFSSSNFSYDVKSFHRISFDHYEIMEAMVDKNIIDRGGSGTVYKIELSNGEIIAVKRLWRQATKDPSSDDQVVINKELKTEVETLGSIRHKNIVKLYCYFSSVESNLLVYEYMPNGNLWDSLHRGKIQLDWPTRHQIALGVAQGLAYLHHDLMPPIIHRDIKSTNILLDVNNHAKVADFGIAKVLRAQGGKDSTTTVIAGTYGYLAPEYAYSSKATTKCDVYSFGVVLMELITGKKPVEAEFGDNKNIIYWVSTKVETKEGVMEVLDKQLSGSFKDEIIKVLRIAVRCTSKSPALRPTMDEVVQLLIEADPCKISSFKSSNKVKDMEDVTKPPKNQYES; from the exons ATGGCTCTTTATGTTTTCTCCCTTATTGTTTTACTCCTCACTTGTTCATCCTCAGGGCTTAAGGGCGCCTCGAGTGATGATCAGACACAATTCTTCAGTCTCATGAAAAAGTCTCTTTCGGGGAATTTGTTGTCTGCTTGGGATGTGAATGGATCGCAACCAGTTTGCAAATACAGAGGTATTGAATGCAACAATCAGGGTTTTGTTGTAAAGATTGATATCTCCTGGTGGGCACTTACTGGTAGTTTTCCGGAAGATGTGTGCACTTACCTTCCTGAATTGCGTATCCTTCGCCTTGGAAACAACCACCTGCGTGGAAAATTTCCATACAGCATAACCAATTGCTCTTTCCTTGAGGAACTGAACATCACCACATCAAATCTAACTGGAACACTACCAGACTTGTCGCCGCTCATTTCTTTGAAGATACTTGATTTATCAAGTAATTACTTCACTGGTGAATTCCCCTTGTCAGTTACCAACCTCACCAATCTTGAGATTctgaattttaatgaaaatagCGGTTTTAACCCATGGCAACTGCCTGACAGCTTCACCAAGCTGACAAAACTCAAGTACATGGTGATATCAACTTGCAAAGTTCAAGGTCGAATTCCAGCATTTATAGGGAACATGACATCGCTTGTTGATCTTGAACTGGATGGGAATTTCTTCACAGGTAAAATTCCCCCAGAACTTGGTTTGCTCAAAAACCTGCAGTCATTGGAGCTTTATTATAACGAGCTTGTTGGAGAAGTACCCGAGGAACTTGGAAATCTTACGGAGCTCATAGATTTTGACATTTCTGTTAATTTTTTGACCGGAGAAATTCCAAAGTCCTTATGTAGCCTTCCAAAGCTTGAGGTCCTGCAACTTTACAACAATAGTCTTACAGGAAGGATCCCTGAAGTGATCGCAAATTCAACAACCTTGAGGATATTATCTCTTTATGACAATTCACTGACAGGACAAGTTCCGAAAAATCTAGGGAAGTTCTCCCCTATGATTGCTTTTGATCTGTCCGAAAATCAGTTATCCGGGGAACTGCCAGCTGATACCTGCAAAGGAGGTAAGCTGCTATACTTCTGTGCCCTGGATAACATGTTTTCTGGAACACTTCCAGAAAGTTATGGAAGCTGTCTATCTCTTCTACGTCTTCGTGTCAGTCAAAACCGTCTAGAAGGTTCCATACCAGAAGGGATATTAGGCCTTCCCCGGGTTTCAATCATCGATTTGGGTTACAATAATTTGAGTGGTTCACTGGCCAAAACAATCGGAAATGCTAAGAACTTATCTGAACTGCTCATACCCagaaacatgatatcaggtatTCTCCCTCCTGAAATCTCACATGCTACCACTCTGGTTAAAATTGATCTCAGCAATAACCTTTTATCCGGTCCAATACCTTCTGAAATCAGCAACTTAAAATGGCTAAATTCATTGATTTTGCAAAAAAACAAGCTCAGTTCTTCAATACCTGAAACCCTATCATCATTAAAATCACTTAATGTGCTTGACCTTTCCAGCAATGTTTTAGAGGGTAATATCCCTGAAAGCCTCTCTAACTTGCTTCCTAACTCTATCAACTTCTCCAACAATCTGCTTTCTGGCCCCATTCCTAAGCCATTTATAGAGGGGGGACAGTTGGAAAGTTTTTCAAGCAACCCATCTCTCTGCGTTCCTAATGATCTCAGTTCAAAAGATACAAACTTTCCCACCTGTCCACAAACCTATAACCGCAAAAAGCTGAACTACACCTGGGTAATTGGGGTTTCAGTGGGGATTATTATCTTTGGAGGTCTCTTGTTTCTGAAGCGCTGGTTTAGTAAAGAAAGAGCTGTAACAAAACATGAAGACAGCTTCTCTTCTTCCAACTTCTCATATGATGTCAAAAGCTTCCACCGAATAAGCTTTGATCACTATGAGATAATGGAAGCAATGGTTGACAAGAACATAATTGATCGTGGGGGATCAGGTACAGTTTATAAAATCGAGTTGAGCAATGGAGAAATTATAGCTGTGAAGCGGCTCTGGCGTCAAGCAACAAAAGATCCTTCTTCAGATGACCAGGTAGTTATTAACAAGGAACTGAAAACTGAAGTTGAAACATTAGGCAGCATCAGACACAAGAACATCGTCAAGTTGTACTGCTATTTCTCCAGCGTGGAATCAAACTTGTTAGTTTATGAGTACATGCCAAATGGAAACCTCTGGGATTCACTTCACAGAGGAAAAATCCAGTTGGATTGGCCCACTCGACATCAAATTGCACTTGGGGTTGCACAGGGCTTGGCCTACTTACACCATGATCTAATGCCGCCGATAATTCACAGAGACATCAAGTCAACCAACATTTTACTTGATGTCAACAACCACGCCAAGGTTGCGGACTTTGGCATTGCCAAAGTTTTGCGTGCACAAGGTGGCAAAGATTCCACAACAACTGTAATTGCTGGAACTTATGGGTATTTGGCCCCAG AATATGCATACTCTTCCAAAGCAACCACCAAGTGTGATGTCTACAGTTTTGGTGTTGTCCTTATGGAACTAATAACTGGGAAGAAGCCTGTGGAGGCAGAGTTTGGAGATAacaagaatattatatattgggTGTCCACAAAGGTAGAGACGAAAGAAGGGGTGATGGAGGTTTTAGATAAGCAATTATCAGGGTCATTCAAGGACGAAATTATCAAGGTACTTCGGATTGCTGTTCGTTGTACAAGCAAGTCACCAGCCCTTCGTCCGACTATGGATGAAGTTGTTCAGTTACTAATTGAGGCAGATCCATGCAAAATCAGTTCTTTCAAGTCATCAAATAAAGTTAAGGATATGGAAGATGTAACAAAGCCTCCAAAGAACCAATATGAATCATGA
- the LOC108214775 gene encoding uncharacterized protein LOC108214775 isoform X3 — protein sequence MESFNSACTTEAGTSATRGAPPMTGNNSSQTEEGGTSARLDENFDGAEGDEAVQDEDLWDGYMNLGPPPSVCRKCNSIMWNEERNNKSRRNSEPIFSLCCRDGQNQTSTEFPEEIRAITGKELRLKLLISEDNVKVNSRLFFAVDAVDADAPVSAICSVSGTSSTTSSITNSSAVKHLEETETPSTSISSTKRVKVEL from the exons ATGGAGTCCTTCAACTCAGCATGTACAACCGAAGCCGGAACATCAGCCACACGAGGAGCTCCACCTATGACTGGCAACAATTCATCACAAACAGAAGAAG GCGGAACATCAGCAAGATTGGATGAGAACTTCGATG GAGCCGAAGGTGATGAAGCGGTCCAGGATGAAG ATCTGTGGGATGGGTATATGAATCTTGGACCACCACCCAGTGTCTGTCGCAAGTGCAATTCTATCATGTGGAACGAGGAGCGTAATAACAAAAGCCGGCGCAATAGTGAGCCTATATTTTCGCTGTGCTGTAGAGATGGTCAG AATCAAACAAGTACCGAGTTTCCTGAAGAAATTAGAGCTATAACAGGCAAAGAGCTCAGGCTTAAGTTGCTTATCAGTGAAGATAATGTTAAGGTGAATAGCAGACTGTTTTTTGCTGTGGACGCCGTTGATGCAGATGCTCCTGTCTCTGCTATTTGCTCGGTGTCGGGTACATCGAGTACAACGTCCTCTATTACCAAT AGTTCTGCCGTGAAACATTTAGAAGAGACTGAGACACCATCAACCTCAATATCTTCTACCAAGAGGGTGAAAGTG GAACTGTGA
- the LOC108214704 gene encoding receptor-like protein kinase 7 produces MSPATTLRPTFLFLCLLSLLSLFSSASSDELQLVLTIKSALKDSHTGLFDSWESNKPVCEFQGITCNEENLVREIDLSNQHLSGKFPFDSVCKLESLEKLSLGANYLVGPVTEDVNNCTELRYLDLGNNNFSNTVPDISSLTKLTTLYLNKSEFQGIFPWNSLENMSNLSILSLGDNEFDKSPFPEQVLKLKKLTWLYLTGCSIEGKIPAGIGNLTELEDLELSDNYLSGEIPYEISYLRNLWQLELYSNQLTGKIPTGFRNLTKLKNFDASTNFLEGDLSEFGFMSQMESIQLFENNLSGEMPPEFGDFKNLRFLSLYTNKFTGTVPQSLGSWADFLYIDISENSFSGFIPPNMCKKGKMEELLILQNKFVGEIPESYANCTTLTRFRVSNNSLSGNVPSGLWGLPKVNIIDLAMNNFDGTVSSKLGDAGSLSELNLANNKFSGELPVEISQVSTLVKLDTSYNQFSGKIPDSIGRLKELTSLHLQVNMFSGTIPSSLATCSSLTDINIAGNLFSGDIPAKLGDLPTLNSLNMSMNQLSGSIPSSLSSLRLSLLDLSNNRLSGLIPQSLSIEAYNGSFAGNEGLCSQNIKFFRRCSSKSRVSSETRTLIACFVVGLAVLLVSLACYLNLRKSVKDIQERSLKEDSWDVKSFHVLTFTEDEILDSVKQENLIGKGGSGNVYRVLLPNGIELAVKHIWHSDSNVRKKIRTTSPMLSNAKKSPEFDAEVQTLSSIRHVNVVKLYCSITSEDSSLLVYEYMPNGSLWDRLHTSEKMVIDWTTRYEIALGAAKGLEYLHHNCEKPVLHRDVKSSNILLDEFMKPRIADFGLAKIVQANATNNTTHVIAGTHGYIAPEYGYTYKVSEKSDVYSFGVVLMELVSGKRPIEPEYGDNKDIVSWVCSRLKTKETVLSVVDSRIREAYQEEAIKVLKIAILCTARQPALRPTMRTVVQMLEDADPNRLIGIVVRKDGSKKEDPVKNIEKP; encoded by the exons ATGTCGCCGGCAACCACTCTCCGGCCAACGTTTCTCTTCCTTTGCCTCCTCTCTTTACTCTCTCTTTTCTCCTCTGCCAGCTCTGACGAGCTTCAACTTGTTTTAACCATCAAATCCGCTTTAAAGGATTCCCATACGGGCTTATTCGACTCGTGGGAGTCGAATAAGCCCGTATGTGAGTTCCAAGGAATCACATGCAACGAAGAGAATTTGGTTAGGGAGATCGACCTCTCTAACCAACATCTTTCGGGAAAGTTTCCTTTCGACTCTGTATGCAAGCTAGAGTCGTTAGAGAAACTTTCGTTAGGGGCCAACTACTTAGTTGGTCCCGTTACCGAAGATGTAAATAACTGTACTGAGTTACGTTATTTAGATCTTGGTAACAATAATTTTTCAAACACGGTTCCGGATATATCATCACTCACTAAGCTGACAACTCTTTACTTAAATAAAAGCGAATTTCAGGGAATATTTCCCTGGAATTCACTCGAAAACATGTCAAATCTTTCCATTCTAAGCTTGGGTGATAATGAGTTCGACAAGAGTCCATTTCCAGAGCAAGTGCTGAAACTTAAGAAGTTGACTTGGTTGTACTTAACAGGCTGTAGTATTGAAGGGAAAATTCCAGCTGGGATCGGAAACCTGACAGAGCTGGAAGATTTGGAGCTGTCTGACAATTATTTGTCAGGAGAGATTCCTTACGAGATTTCTTATCTTCGGAATTTATGGCAGCTAGAGCTTTACAGCAATCAGTTGACAGGAAAAATACCCACTGGCTTTCGAAACCTGACAAAATTGAAGAATTTTGATGCATCAACAAATTTTTTAGAAGGTGATTTATCCGAGTTCGGATTTATGTCTCAGATGGAATCAATTCAGCTGTTCGAAAACAATTTATCGGGTGAAATGCCGCCTGAATTCGGAGATTTCAAGAACTTGAGGTTCTTGTCGCTTTACACCAACAAATTTACTGGCACAGTGCCTCAAAGTCTTGGCTCCTGGGCTGATTTTCTTTACATTGACATCTCTGAGAATTCATTCAGCGGTTTTATTCCGCCAAATATGTGTAAAAAGGGCAAGATGGAGGAGCTGTTGATACTTCAGAACAAGTTTGTTGGTGAAATCCCGGAAAGTTATGCGAATTGCACAACGCTGACACGTTTTCGTGTTAGCAACAATTCTCTTTCTGGTAATGTTCCTAGTGGATTATGGGGACTGCCAAAAGTGAACATCATTGATCTTGCAATGAATAACTTTGATGGAACAGTGTCTTCTAAACTCGGAGATGCAGGGTCATTATCCGAATTGAATTTGGCTAATAACAAGTTTTCCGGTGAATTGCCTGTGGAGATATCACAGGTTTCCACTTTGGTAAAACTTGATACGAGTTATAATCAATTCTCAGGCAAAATTCCGGATTCTATTGGCAGATTGAAGGAGTTGACTAGCCTTCATTTGCAAGTGAACATGTTTTCTGGTACAATACCAAGTTCACTAGCTACATGCAGTTCTCTGACGGACATAAACATCGCGGGGAACTTGTTTTCAGGGGATATCCCGGCTAAGCTTGGAGATCTACCGACACTAAATTCATTGAACATGTCAATGAATCAACTCTCCGGTTCAATCCCATCAAGTTTGTCTTCTTTGAGGCTAAGTCTTCTTGATTTATCAAACAATAGATTGTCTGGACTAATTCCTCAGTCCCTTTCTATTGAGGCCTATAATGGTAGCTTCGCGGGAAATGAAGGTCTTTGCAGTCAGAACATCAAGTTTTTCAGGCGTTGTTCGTCAAAATCCAGAGTTTCTTCTGAGACTCGAACCCTTATTGCTTGCTTTGTGGTTGGTTTGGCTGTCCTACTTGTTTCTTTGGCTTGTTACCTTAACTTGAGGAAGAGTGTGAAGGATATTCAGGAACGTTCTTTGAAAGAAGATTCTTGGGATGTGAAGTCATTCCATGTGTTGACGTTTACTGAAGATGAGATTCTTGATTCAGTCAAGCAAGAGAATCTTATTGGAAAAGGAGGATCAGGGAATGTGTACAGAGTTCTTCTTCCAAATGGTATTGAATTAGCAGTGAAACATATCTGGCACTCGGATTCTAATGTCCGAAAGAAGATCAGAACAACTTCGCCTATGTTGTCAAATGCTAAAAAGTCCCCTGAATTTGACGCAGAGGTACAGACTTTGAGTTCTATTCGACATGTTAATGTGGTTAAACTGTACTGCAGTATCACAAGTGAAGACTCGAGCTTGTTAGTCTATGAATACATGCCTAATGGAAGCTTATGGGACAGGCTTCATACTAGTGAGAAAATGGTGATTGATTGGACCACAAGGTATGAGATAGCACTGGGAGCCGCGAAAGGATTAGAGTATTTGCATCATAATTGTGAGAAGCCGGTGCTTCATCGTGATGTCAAGTCGAGCAACATATTGTTAGATGAGTTCATGAAGCCCCGGATTGCAGATTTTGGGCTGGCAAAAATTGTCCAAGCAAATGCAACCAATAACACAACTCATGTTATTGCAGGAACACATGGCTATATTGCTCCAG AGTATGGATACACATACAAAGTAAGCGAGAAGAGTGATGTGTACAGCTTCGGAGTAGTATTGATGGAGCTAGTGTCCGGAAAAAGACCAATTGAACCTGAATATGGAGATAACAAGGACATAGTAAGCTGGGTGTGCAGCAGGCTGAAAACCAAAGAAACTGTTTTAAGTGTTGTTGATTCACGTATCCGCGAAGCATACCAGGAAGAGGCCATCAAGGTTCTAAAAATCGCCATCTTGTGCACCGCAAGGCAGCCAGCACTAAGGCCGACAATGAGGACAGTGGTCCAAATGCTGGAGGACGCGGATCCCAACAGATTAATCGGCATTGTTGTTAGGAAAGATGGCAGTAAGAAAGAGGATCCTGTCAAGAACATTGAGAAACCTTAG
- the LOC108214775 gene encoding uncharacterized protein LOC108214775 isoform X1 — protein MESFNSACTTEAGTSATRGAPPMTGNNSSQTEEGGTSARLDENFDGAEGDEAVQDEGPGPTTFPVYLKLQVNTLQDLKLLFDCRGHYVRDDLSDTKEAKPDLWDGYMNLGPPPSVCRKCNSIMWNEERNNKSRRNSEPIFSLCCRDGQNQTSTEFPEEIRAITGKELRLKLLISEDNVKVNSRLFFAVDAVDADAPVSAICSVSGTSSTTSSITNSSAVKHLEETETPSTSISSTKRVKVEL, from the exons ATGGAGTCCTTCAACTCAGCATGTACAACCGAAGCCGGAACATCAGCCACACGAGGAGCTCCACCTATGACTGGCAACAATTCATCACAAACAGAAGAAG GCGGAACATCAGCAAGATTGGATGAGAACTTCGATG GAGCCGAAGGTGATGAAGCGGTCCAGGATGAAG GCCCAGGGCCTACCACCTTCCCTGTGTACTTGAAGCTTCAAGTAAATACACTTCAAGATCTTAAATTGTTGTTTG ATTGTAGAGGACACTATGTGCGCGATGACCTGAGTGATACTAAAGAAGCTAAACCAG ATCTGTGGGATGGGTATATGAATCTTGGACCACCACCCAGTGTCTGTCGCAAGTGCAATTCTATCATGTGGAACGAGGAGCGTAATAACAAAAGCCGGCGCAATAGTGAGCCTATATTTTCGCTGTGCTGTAGAGATGGTCAG AATCAAACAAGTACCGAGTTTCCTGAAGAAATTAGAGCTATAACAGGCAAAGAGCTCAGGCTTAAGTTGCTTATCAGTGAAGATAATGTTAAGGTGAATAGCAGACTGTTTTTTGCTGTGGACGCCGTTGATGCAGATGCTCCTGTCTCTGCTATTTGCTCGGTGTCGGGTACATCGAGTACAACGTCCTCTATTACCAAT AGTTCTGCCGTGAAACATTTAGAAGAGACTGAGACACCATCAACCTCAATATCTTCTACCAAGAGGGTGAAAGTG GAACTGTGA
- the LOC108214775 gene encoding uncharacterized protein LOC108214775 isoform X2, with protein MESFNSACTTEAGTSATRGAPPMTGNNSSQTEEGGTSARLDENFDGAEGDEAVQDEDCRGHYVRDDLSDTKEAKPDLWDGYMNLGPPPSVCRKCNSIMWNEERNNKSRRNSEPIFSLCCRDGQNQTSTEFPEEIRAITGKELRLKLLISEDNVKVNSRLFFAVDAVDADAPVSAICSVSGTSSTTSSITNSSAVKHLEETETPSTSISSTKRVKVEL; from the exons ATGGAGTCCTTCAACTCAGCATGTACAACCGAAGCCGGAACATCAGCCACACGAGGAGCTCCACCTATGACTGGCAACAATTCATCACAAACAGAAGAAG GCGGAACATCAGCAAGATTGGATGAGAACTTCGATG GAGCCGAAGGTGATGAAGCGGTCCAGGATGAAG ATTGTAGAGGACACTATGTGCGCGATGACCTGAGTGATACTAAAGAAGCTAAACCAG ATCTGTGGGATGGGTATATGAATCTTGGACCACCACCCAGTGTCTGTCGCAAGTGCAATTCTATCATGTGGAACGAGGAGCGTAATAACAAAAGCCGGCGCAATAGTGAGCCTATATTTTCGCTGTGCTGTAGAGATGGTCAG AATCAAACAAGTACCGAGTTTCCTGAAGAAATTAGAGCTATAACAGGCAAAGAGCTCAGGCTTAAGTTGCTTATCAGTGAAGATAATGTTAAGGTGAATAGCAGACTGTTTTTTGCTGTGGACGCCGTTGATGCAGATGCTCCTGTCTCTGCTATTTGCTCGGTGTCGGGTACATCGAGTACAACGTCCTCTATTACCAAT AGTTCTGCCGTGAAACATTTAGAAGAGACTGAGACACCATCAACCTCAATATCTTCTACCAAGAGGGTGAAAGTG GAACTGTGA